TGGTTTTAAATTGTTGATCAGAAAAAGGCAAATAAAGGAAATGACCGGTAAACCTTGGTTCAAGTTTTAGGAGTGAATGTGGCTACCTTGTGAGTAGGTGGAGCTCGGTGCGGTAACTGCTGTGGAGAATCGGTTGTCTTTGGCCCTCAGAGTAGTCACATTCTTCTGAGGCTGGAAAAGGATAATGTGGACTTTGGGAGCAAAGAGGCAGCCGAGAACCACAGAGCCGCTCAGACTGACAGAGATGCACATGGTAGTGGTCTGCACCTGTAGCGGGGTGAAGAGGTTTTAAACATGTTCAAATAAGCGTGTCTTTTACTGAATACTTGGGCAAATCTGCTCAAACCTTTAATGTCAATCTCAAGAAAACCAGTCTTGGTCAGATTTCaccaaattaacatttttgcataaagaaaatgaagcctattttaGAAGAATTGAGGTTAAATATGACCTGTTTTTGATTGAATTGCATTCTGTATTCATTTTTACCACTGTTTACTCTGCATCTTCCATATACCATGGTACCAAGTGATTACTAAATTCACGTTCAGTTGCATTTACATTGGTACTTCACAGAATGCCATGGAAATACCAAGAGACATATCCAAAAATGTGATATTACCATAGTATTATGTccaaataacatttaatataatactttttgtTGTCTTAGTGTATGGTTGTATATATGATATATCTGTATCAGTGTTATAAAGTCATCTTTGTGAGATTTAAATTCCAATAATGAGATATAAAGTTACTATTATAAGAGCAGttacgagatataaagtcgcaactGGAAAATCCAAAGTTGCAATTATAAGCAGTAAAGTCAGAATATCCTTTATAAGGcaaaaacaggcttccataagcTGTCTCATTTTGAAGGCTGCACCCTCAGGAGGTCACATTTGTCAGTATATGtctcatttcagaaaaataacCATCATTAAATTGACTATTATTCCATGTGAGGtgtaaattattgtaatttcttTCTCACTTTGAAATGTAATGGCTACTTGACAGCCTCAGTGATGTATGCAGCCAACAAATGTGACCTTCGGAGGGCACAGCCTTCAAATTAGACTCTgcaattgacccttcgcaaaaAACCGCCCCTTCGTTACTGTCGCTATGTCCGACAAGCCATGCCGCTCTCACGCGGTGaagaatacatttaaaatgcatgcagGGAGGAAAACTAACAACATGCCGACAGATGAGATGAAGCAGGTTACTTttggtatgaaacaaagtcttagctttcaaacaataaataccgttttgtggctctttaatgtgtcgtgacagatcactgtagcacctcagttcaagtggcatgtgaaccgatcatctttttatatttactttaagcacaaaattaacatcagaattttatttcaattgtaGAAAGATCTCAATACACACCACTTTTCAAGTTTAAATCCATCAAAGTTCATCTACTCTCTTGTCTGATTAGTTTGTCagacaaaaatggcagatttggCATTTTGATTGGTCAGATTGCCTGTCAGTCGAGCTCCCTGCAAAGGGTCAGTTGTTTTTCCTTTGTTTACTCCAGAGCAGTTGTTCTCAATCCTGGACCTGAGACCCCcattctgcacattttgcatgtctcccttatttaaTACAccagattcagatcatcagatcATTAAAAGAGAGCTCTATATACTCCCTTATCTGAGTGTGCCAGATAAGGGAGAtaaaatgtgcagagcggggctccccaggaacaggattgagaaccactgctccaGACACCTTCAACCCTGCTGTTGGAGACCCACTGTCCTACAAAGTCCTGCACAACTCTAACCCTATTAAAACACACCTGAACTGCCTAATCAAAGTCTTCAGGATCAGTTGAAAAtcacaggcaggtgtgttgaagcAGGTTGGAAATTTTGCAGGACAGTGGGTCTTCAGGAGCAGGGCTTCTAGTTTATTCAGACAAAGAACATCCCAAGCCAAAAAGTCACCCGTTACATTTCAAAGGTGGtgaaataaatcttttaaatCGTTTCCTGACACTTAACCTCTAGGACCCATCTCTCCTCGCTCCAGCAGCACTGATGTTGATGGCACCAAACTGATTTGGATATAACTCTCTGTGCATGGTGTGATTGTGTTGTAAAATTGTTTGCTGTTGGAGTGCAGGGATTGCCGCTCTCAGCCAGGGGGCATTCTTGATGACCGTGTTTACTGTTTCACTAACTGAGCTCTGACATCTCTCGCCCCACAGCAATGAGAGTCTCCTGATAACATGCGACAGGCAGCCCTCATCCCTCAGATAGTGTTTCAATATCGACTAGACATTCACATCACTGTGCTGTGTTTGAGCTGGCACAGTGAGTTTGTCTGGTTAAAAGAGCCAGAGGCCAGCTCTAAAAGTAATCTCATGTTTGGTGTCATGACTTGCAAAAACTTCAAGACTGAACTGACTCTTGAGTTAAATGAGAAGAcagaatcttaaaaaaatatgttttaaaatgtctgtCGACTGTTTCTGTTTTCTGAGTAAGCAAAATCAACCCCTAATTTGCTGCTCTTTGCAATTAGCATTATTGTTATCTCCTTAAACACGATCAAGGTTTTTTGCCCTTTGGTAGTTGTGTATTTACTGCATAGTCTGATAAACCTATACTTATTACGACTTTTTGCTTTTTGTCACAATTCACAAGAAAACTGCAGATATACATTTAGATCAGTGTGCGGAGGTTTGTATCTCTCTAGCACAAGTAATCACAGTAAAGACAGCCTCATGTAGCCAGACATTTATCTACTGGCATAAAGTCTGGTCCATTTTGTAACCGCATACAAACAGGAAGAATATTTGACAAACATTGACCTTATATGCCTTTTAGAAGCTTGTCTATGTAAAATAGTTCAGTGTTTCCCATTCCTTGTCCTGGaatacccccaacactgcacagtCTATCTAATGTAGAGACTGATTACATCTGCTCTTTGAggtccactgtcctgcagagttttctTCCATctctaatcaaacacaactgaacaaGCTAATTAAGGTTTTCAGGTTTGATCAAGGTTGGAACTAaatttcctgtagctcaaatagtagagcatggtgctagcaacgccaagatcatgggttcgattcccagggaaagcaagagctgataaaatgtaaaaactgtaacttgaatgcaatgtaagtcgctttggataaaagcgtctgccaaatgcataaatgtaaatgtaattctgCAAGACCGTGGACCTCCAGAAGCCTTCctggagcaggattggacatcCCTAGCTTAACCAACAAGCCTGATTTTACGTATCAGTTCTTTAGAGGAAACTGCAAATATTGGGTCCAGGAGTGGGGTTGGAAACCACTGAAATGGATATCACTACAATAGACTAGTATTTACCTTCAAACTTGTTTCTACCAATGTCTTCTACTTACCCTGTAGTCGCTGGCAGTGACGTAGAAGATGGGCTGAAAGGCCAGCCAGATGATGCAGGTGGTGTACATGGTGAAGCCAATGAACTTGGCCTCGTTGAAATTCTCTGGACACTTCCTGGTCTTGAAGGCATAGAAGGTGCAGAGGATGATGAGGATGCAGTTGTAGGTGAGGGACACCAGCATGCTCGAGTCCAGGCTGTTGCATTTCAGAGTCACCACATCTCTCCGATCTGGACCCACCTCTTTCCTCACCCCCGGTGCCTCAACCAGCAGCCAGATAAGAGCAACCAACAGTTGGGCAGAGATCAGTATGGCACAAATTGCTACTTGAGAGGCAGGGCTGATAAAGCGTGGTCGTTGGGCACTGTCCCTTGCCCCTCCAAAGATCCGAGCAATCCTGTTGGTCTTTGTCAGCAAAGCTGAGTAGCAAACAGCAAAGGAGGTGCCAAGGCCAAGACGTCGCAGTGTGCACACAAACGCTGAAGGTTTGGCAATGTAAATGAAGGTCATGGCATAGCACAGGAGAACACCCAACAGCAGGATGTACGAAAGTTCTCGACCACTAGCTTTTACCACTGGAGTGTCATTGTTTCGCAAGAAAAGCCCAGCCACGGCAAGCGTGCACAGCATCCCCAGACAGGCGATAGTGACAGGTCCTACTGCCCATGCATCTGACCAGTGGATATACTCCTCTGGAAGCTCATAGCACCCCGTCAGGTTAGCAAGGGGCCATTCTCCAAATCCACAGTCCATACAGGTAAACTCATCTAGGAGATATTGGTGGGGTTGGCATGGGATGCAAATCCAACAACACACGTCCCCAGGCTGCATGCTTTTAGCTTCATTGGGTTGGCATGGATCACTGCACTGGGATGTGGGAACTACTGCACCAGACCAAGGCACCAGACTGGTATTGAGCACTAAGCTTTGTGCCCAGTAGCCTACCTTCCGGTAGACAAACTTGTTTTCCTCTTGGCGGTAGTGAAAGATGTTGTAGCGACCCAGGCTGTCGCCTAATGAGGTGAACCGGATCACATTCTCAGTGTCAGCAGGCCTGAAAGGGgctgaaaaacatttaaagacaTTATGTTGCAGCTGAAAGCTATAGAGTGTGTGCGACATTAATTGTTCTAAAGTGATTGTGTAGTTTATCTCAAGTCAGAAGCTAATGTGATTGATGTAATGTTAGCTAATCTCTCAAATTTATTTCTCAACTAAAAGATGTAATCTGTTATAATATTCAGTAAATCATTATATTGTCCAAGGTCTGAAAAACTGTTTATCCTCTGAGATTGCATTCTGTTAGAAACCAATTGGAGCTCTGATAATTTGATAAAGAATGTTTCATGcctgtaaatgtaataatatctGATACTTTCAGTGGGAGACAACAACATGAGTGGCAAATGAAGTTTCAGTGCATTGAGACTATAATTTGTTCGATCTAATTTTAGGTGGATAATTCAATAGCTTCTTGGGTTGGGAAGGTATGTCCTATTGCAAGAAATTATCTCAATTGGTCGTCAGTTCTACTCACCATCAAATTTAGTCTTGAGAATAAACTCCCGGTAGAATCTCTTCCCATTGCCTGGCTTCATGGCGTCGCAAACCTTTGTGGTATTGGGGCACACAGCTTGCCGCATGTTGTGTAGGGCATAGGCCATTGCATAGACTGCATTCACCACAAACATGATCTTTGATTCTGGTGTAAATGACCCATCCCTCAGGCTATTACTGGCACAGCCATGTTCGTGTAGACGGCAGCTGAACCTGTGCTCCCAGAATTCCCTAAACCATGGGTTCCGTGTGTTCAGCTCTGGTGTTAGCTTGGTAAAATAGTCCTCAAACTCCCTGATGGAGTATGAGGCAAGCTCAATGGTGAAAGCACCGTTAGCAGCCTTCTCGCTGCCATGGACTACGCTTTCCTGTGCTCCCCAGCCATCACTGGCCACCCAAATGAAGGTAGCATTCATCCTAGCTGCGGCAGCGAGCAGTTCCCTTGCGTCTTCACTTCGGGTGAAGAGGATCACCACTTTGGCATTGGCTTTTTGCTGGAGTGAGCGAATAACATTTTCGTAATTTCCTCTGTTTACTGAACGGCTGACTTTTACTGAAGTTGCGATGCAGATTTGGCGTACTCTGGCTTCTTGTTGAAATGCATCAATACCTGTCTCACCGTAGTCTCCCTCTGAGGCTACAGTGGAAACATAGGTCCAGTTGAAGTACCGTATGATCTCAGCAATGGCTTTAGCTTGATAAAAGTCTGGTGGAACAGTTCGGGCAAAATAATCGTAACGGGATTTGTCACTGAGCTTGGCACTCGTGGAAGCATAGCTTATCTGTGGAATCTGGAAGAGTCTAAGAAGGTTTGCCACCTgcaaagtataaaataaattgatcattAAGCAGTAATACTTTTGTATAATGCAATTTTAACCAACCATTTTACCACACTTTGCATAGACCTGAGATTTTAACAAATTTAGCTTTGACAGTTGTTTCATTAAATGAATTATGCatatatctatttttttaaGCATCTATGAACAATGTAAATTGTGGAaagttgtaatgttttttttttttttttaatttctcttCATTGCCAGCTCTCCGTGTTTGTCAGTAG
The Onychostoma macrolepis isolate SWU-2019 chromosome 11, ASM1243209v1, whole genome shotgun sequence genome window above contains:
- the grm2b gene encoding glutamate receptor, metabotropic 2b isoform X1; translation: MAGVTPIFLFLLIPLAQTSPRYTPPLAGSKREIIMDGDLVIGGLFPVHEKGEGMEDCGKINEERGIQRLEAMLLALDEINQDNRILPGLKLGAHILDTCSKDTYALEQSLEFVRASLTKVHQPGFICPDGSNPVPDELPLAISGVIGGSYSDVSIQVANLLRLFQIPQISYASTSAKLSDKSRYDYFARTVPPDFYQAKAIAEIIRYFNWTYVSTVASEGDYGETGIDAFQQEARVRQICIATSVKVSRSVNRGNYENVIRSLQQKANAKVVILFTRSEDARELLAAAARMNATFIWVASDGWGAQESVVHGSEKAANGAFTIELASYSIREFEDYFTKLTPELNTRNPWFREFWEHRFSCRLHEHGCASNSLRDGSFTPESKIMFVVNAVYAMAYALHNMRQAVCPNTTKVCDAMKPGNGKRFYREFILKTKFDAPFRPADTENVIRFTSLGDSLGRYNIFHYRQEENKFVYRKVGYWAQSLVLNTSLVPWSGAVVPTSQCSDPCQPNEAKSMQPGDVCCWICIPCQPHQYLLDEFTCMDCGFGEWPLANLTGCYELPEEYIHWSDAWAVGPVTIACLGMLCTLAVAGLFLRNNDTPVVKASGRELSYILLLGVLLCYAMTFIYIAKPSAFVCTLRRLGLGTSFAVCYSALLTKTNRIARIFGGARDSAQRPRFISPASQVAICAILISAQLLVALIWLLVEAPGVRKEVGPDRRDVVTLKCNSLDSSMLVSLTYNCILIILCTFYAFKTRKCPENFNEAKFIGFTMYTTCIIWLAFQPIFYVTASDYRVQTTTMCISVSLSGSVVLGCLFAPKVHIILFQPQKNVTTLRAKDNRFSTAVTAPSSTYSQASASTIVPTVCNGREVVDSTTSSL
- the grm2b gene encoding glutamate receptor, metabotropic 2b isoform X2, yielding MRVANLLRLFQIPQISYASTSAKLSDKSRYDYFARTVPPDFYQAKAIAEIIRYFNWTYVSTVASEGDYGETGIDAFQQEARVRQICIATSVKVSRSVNRGNYENVIRSLQQKANAKVVILFTRSEDARELLAAAARMNATFIWVASDGWGAQESVVHGSEKAANGAFTIELASYSIREFEDYFTKLTPELNTRNPWFREFWEHRFSCRLHEHGCASNSLRDGSFTPESKIMFVVNAVYAMAYALHNMRQAVCPNTTKVCDAMKPGNGKRFYREFILKTKFDAPFRPADTENVIRFTSLGDSLGRYNIFHYRQEENKFVYRKVGYWAQSLVLNTSLVPWSGAVVPTSQCSDPCQPNEAKSMQPGDVCCWICIPCQPHQYLLDEFTCMDCGFGEWPLANLTGCYELPEEYIHWSDAWAVGPVTIACLGMLCTLAVAGLFLRNNDTPVVKASGRELSYILLLGVLLCYAMTFIYIAKPSAFVCTLRRLGLGTSFAVCYSALLTKTNRIARIFGGARDSAQRPRFISPASQVAICAILISAQLLVALIWLLVEAPGVRKEVGPDRRDVVTLKCNSLDSSMLVSLTYNCILIILCTFYAFKTRKCPENFNEAKFIGFTMYTTCIIWLAFQPIFYVTASDYRVQTTTMCISVSLSGSVVLGCLFAPKVHIILFQPQKNVTTLRAKDNRFSTAVTAPSSTYSQASASTIVPTVCNGREVVDSTTSSL